From the genome of Spirosomataceae bacterium TFI 002, one region includes:
- a CDS encoding FAD dependent oxidoreductase yields MKLRYWVLLLVFLSSACSQKEDTQYDICVYGATSAGVMAAYSAKMKGKTVIIIEPGYHLGGLTSGGLGQTDIGNKYAITGLSRDFYQKIGNHYGRLEQWTFEPHVAKGIFQSYLDKAGIEVKFGHEIIKVQKSGKRITSIELNDTKAGSKFDLTAKVFIDCSYEGDLMAKAGVSYTIGRESNETYGENFNGVQLMDKHQFMDGIDPYNIKGDPKSGLLWGIASGKLAERGSGDNKLQAYNFRLCLTDSVENMLPITRPVGYDSTRFELLLRYIEKKQAKELNWAHMHIQPMPGRKTDINNSGPFSTDYIGANYKYPDATYAERKEIIKDHKLYTESLLYFLGNDPRVPEHLRKEMKSWGYPKDEFVDFGNFTPQLYVREARRMVSDYVMTEKHCVGEETAEDGIGLAAYTMDSHNCQRMVVDGMVKNEGDVQEGLGGLPPYPISYRSIIPKKAECDNLIVPVCLSASHIAFGSIRMEPVFMVLGQSAGVAASLAIENGGNVHEVTASQIQEDLKLDPTSDGRVGIITMDNDDEGIAMQGNWSRDTKYSGRYGKSIMRTKVANTSFTFISNSLQDSKYDAYIYFPSGVGLSEKVGVRIKTQGKEDYHQLYINNKDADWVFITQLEGEQEKDFSFSIENLENQKEFVVDAIILKPQENGH; encoded by the coding sequence ATGAAATTGAGGTATTGGGTTTTGTTATTGGTATTTCTTTCTTCGGCATGTAGCCAAAAAGAAGATACCCAATATGACATATGTGTTTACGGAGCCACTTCGGCGGGCGTAATGGCGGCATATTCGGCAAAGATGAAAGGAAAAACAGTCATTATCATTGAGCCTGGGTACCATTTAGGAGGACTTACCTCTGGAGGCTTAGGCCAAACAGATATTGGAAATAAATATGCAATCACTGGTCTTTCAAGAGATTTTTATCAAAAAATAGGAAACCATTATGGTCGACTAGAACAATGGACTTTTGAGCCTCATGTTGCCAAAGGTATTTTTCAATCCTATTTAGACAAAGCAGGAATAGAAGTAAAGTTTGGTCATGAAATTATTAAAGTACAAAAATCTGGAAAGCGAATTACTTCAATAGAATTGAATGATACCAAGGCAGGAAGCAAGTTTGATTTAACAGCAAAAGTATTTATTGATTGCAGCTACGAAGGAGATTTAATGGCGAAAGCTGGAGTTTCCTATACCATTGGTCGTGAATCCAATGAAACTTATGGGGAAAACTTTAATGGAGTTCAACTCATGGATAAGCATCAGTTTATGGATGGTATAGACCCTTATAATATCAAAGGAGATCCTAAAAGCGGTTTATTGTGGGGGATAGCTAGTGGGAAACTAGCCGAAAGAGGAAGCGGGGATAACAAACTACAGGCGTATAACTTTAGACTTTGCCTTACGGACAGTGTAGAAAATATGCTGCCCATCACAAGACCCGTCGGTTATGATTCTACAAGGTTTGAACTTTTGCTGCGTTACATTGAAAAAAAACAAGCAAAGGAGCTCAATTGGGCACACATGCATATTCAGCCAATGCCGGGCAGAAAAACAGACATTAACAATTCTGGGCCTTTTAGTACTGACTACATTGGTGCGAATTATAAATATCCGGACGCCACCTATGCCGAAAGGAAAGAAATAATAAAAGACCATAAGCTTTATACGGAGAGTCTGCTTTACTTTTTAGGAAACGACCCTAGAGTTCCAGAGCATTTACGAAAAGAAATGAAAAGCTGGGGTTACCCAAAAGACGAGTTCGTGGACTTTGGCAACTTTACACCGCAACTATACGTCCGTGAAGCCAGAAGAATGGTAAGTGATTACGTCATGACCGAAAAACATTGTGTAGGAGAAGAAACCGCCGAAGATGGTATTGGACTTGCGGCTTACACAATGGACTCCCACAATTGTCAGCGAATGGTAGTAGATGGGATGGTTAAGAACGAAGGTGATGTGCAAGAGGGTCTAGGTGGACTACCTCCTTATCCTATTTCTTATCGCTCTATAATTCCTAAGAAAGCAGAATGCGATAATTTAATTGTGCCGGTTTGTCTTTCGGCAAGTCATATTGCTTTTGGTTCAATCAGAATGGAGCCAGTATTTATGGTATTGGGTCAGTCTGCAGGAGTTGCGGCAAGTTTGGCAATTGAAAATGGCGGAAATGTACATGAAGTTACGGCAAGTCAAATTCAGGAAGACCTCAAGCTTGACCCTACTTCTGATGGACGAGTAGGAATAATCACCATGGATAATGACGACGAGGGAATTGCTATGCAGGGAAATTGGTCTAGAGATACCAAATACAGCGGGCGATATGGTAAAAGTATAATGAGAACAAAAGTGGCGAATACTAGTTTTACATTCATCTCAAACAGTCTTCAGGATTCAAAATATGATGCCTATATCTATTTCCCAAGCGGTGTGGGACTTAGCGAAAAAGTAGGAGTGAGGATAAAAACGCAAGGAAAAGAAGATTATCATCAACTATATATAAACAATAAGGATGCTGATTGGGTTTTCATTACCCAGTTAGAAGGAGAACAAGAAAAAGACTTCTCCTTTTCAATTGAAAATTTAGAAAATCAAAAAGAATTTGTGGTTGATGCCATTATTTTGAAACCTCAAGAGAATGGTCATTAA
- a CDS encoding AraC-like ligand binding domain-containing protein: MKPQLLKIQNPIGSSFNFFDQKVPYFPTPWHYHPELEIIMMLESEGNKYIGSSITRFEPGDLVLIGPYLPHFYKSDPRYHEEESTLQAHSAVIHFEEDFIGKEFLDKPESINLLKLFKRSKHGIQFSQNVSAQLREDFLSLGELEGMPRLLAFIKILETLSTTTEYHFLTSDPLVITNSADSDRMKRVFEYVMNNFQKTISLEEIASIASMSESAFSRYFKKRTRKTFTSFLNEIRIEHACKLLQYDNMSVSEVSYESGFTNLSNFNRQFKAFKKQTPLAYRYQYLQQ, from the coding sequence ATGAAACCGCAGTTACTCAAAATTCAGAACCCGATAGGAAGTAGTTTCAACTTTTTCGATCAAAAAGTACCCTATTTCCCTACTCCATGGCATTATCACCCTGAACTTGAGATAATTATGATGCTCGAAAGTGAAGGAAATAAATACATTGGAAGTAGTATTACGAGGTTTGAGCCAGGAGATTTGGTATTGATAGGGCCTTATTTACCTCATTTTTATAAAAGCGATCCCAGATATCACGAGGAAGAAAGTACACTTCAAGCCCATTCGGCTGTGATTCACTTTGAAGAAGATTTTATTGGAAAAGAGTTTTTGGATAAGCCCGAAAGCATCAATTTGTTGAAATTATTCAAAAGATCGAAGCATGGAATTCAGTTTAGCCAAAATGTAAGTGCTCAATTGAGAGAAGATTTTCTAAGCTTAGGGGAATTGGAAGGCATGCCTCGATTATTGGCTTTTATCAAAATATTGGAAACCCTTAGTACAACTACTGAGTACCATTTTCTTACCTCTGATCCATTGGTTATAACCAATAGTGCAGACTCAGACAGAATGAAAAGAGTTTTTGAATATGTGATGAACAATTTTCAAAAGACGATTTCGCTGGAGGAAATTGCCTCTATTGCAAGCATGAGCGAGTCGGCATTTAGTAGGTATTTCAAAAAGAGAACAAGAAAAACCTTTACTTCTTTTTTGAACGAAATAAGAATAGAACACGCTTGCAAGTTGCTTCAATACGATAACATGAGTGTATCGGAAGTATCTTACGAAAGTGGATTTACCAACCTTTCTAATTTCAACAGGCAGTTCAAGGCGTTTAAAAAGCAAACTCCATTGGCTTACAGATACCAATACTTACAACAATAG
- a CDS encoding Predicted dehydrogenase, whose amino-acid sequence MNSTRRDFIKKSILAGVATGMSATSYAKIIGSNDRVRVGCVGFSNRHKNSHVGPFGALAKEMNFEMVAVSDIWNKRRAEGKAFLEKELGGSIKAYRNNDELYDSKSVDAVFMSTADFQHALHTVQAVEAGCDVYAEKPLAETMEDNRAVLAAVKKSGKIIQIGSQRRSGENYHAAADFIKSGKFGPIVMVELMWNVNQPDRWRLPELTKDLKESDVDWKRYLMNRPYEAFDPRKYCEYRLFWPYSSGIPGQWMSHQIDTVHWFSGLAHPRSAVANGGIYQWNDGRTNADTMTVVFDYGPADDMSKGFQVQFTSRFSNSAGGTKELYYSNGGMINLDTNEISSEGGLRANHANKMGLKENLLPTMKLEGARVETGANTGGDPLTFNHIKNWMECVRSRSTPNAPIEAGYQHSIANIMATAAYRTGLKVTFDEKTQEVMAGGKAFKY is encoded by the coding sequence ATGAATTCAACCAGAAGAGACTTTATTAAAAAATCAATATTAGCAGGTGTCGCTACAGGAATGTCAGCAACTAGTTATGCAAAAATCATTGGCTCCAATGACCGAGTTCGCGTAGGTTGTGTAGGTTTTTCTAATCGCCATAAGAATTCTCATGTAGGGCCTTTTGGAGCTCTAGCCAAAGAGATGAACTTTGAAATGGTAGCAGTATCCGACATTTGGAACAAAAGAAGAGCTGAAGGAAAAGCCTTTTTAGAAAAAGAACTAGGTGGAAGCATAAAAGCATATAGAAACAACGACGAATTATACGACTCTAAGTCTGTAGACGCCGTGTTCATGAGTACAGCAGATTTTCAACATGCATTACACACTGTACAAGCTGTAGAAGCGGGTTGCGATGTGTACGCTGAGAAACCACTTGCTGAAACAATGGAAGACAACAGAGCTGTACTTGCTGCAGTTAAAAAGTCTGGAAAAATCATACAAATAGGTTCTCAACGAAGAAGTGGTGAGAATTACCACGCTGCGGCAGACTTTATCAAGTCTGGCAAGTTTGGCCCTATCGTCATGGTAGAGCTCATGTGGAACGTAAACCAACCAGATCGCTGGAGACTTCCTGAACTTACAAAAGATCTTAAAGAAAGTGATGTAGACTGGAAGAGATACCTCATGAACAGACCTTACGAGGCTTTTGATCCTCGTAAATACTGTGAGTATCGCTTATTCTGGCCATACTCTTCTGGAATTCCAGGACAATGGATGTCGCACCAAATTGACACCGTACACTGGTTTAGCGGACTCGCTCACCCACGTAGTGCTGTAGCCAATGGTGGTATTTACCAATGGAATGACGGTCGCACAAATGCAGATACCATGACTGTGGTATTTGATTATGGTCCTGCAGACGACATGAGTAAAGGTTTCCAAGTTCAGTTTACTTCTCGTTTTTCTAACTCGGCAGGTGGAACAAAAGAGCTTTACTACTCTAATGGTGGTATGATCAACCTTGACACTAACGAAATCAGTAGCGAAGGTGGACTAAGAGCTAACCATGCCAACAAAATGGGACTCAAAGAAAACTTACTACCAACTATGAAATTAGAAGGTGCTAGAGTGGAAACAGGTGCAAATACTGGTGGCGATCCACTTACATTTAACCATATCAAAAACTGGATGGAATGTGTACGTAGTCGTAGTACTCCTAATGCTCCTATTGAGGCAGGTTACCAACACTCTATTGCAAATATAATGGCAACAGCGGCTTACCGTACTGGTCTTAAAGTTACTTTCGATGAGAAAACTCAAGAAGTAATGGCTGGCGGAAAAGCATTCAAATATTAA
- a CDS encoding Sugar phosphate isomerase/epimerase, which translates to MNRREFIEKSGALGALAMLPLPVFSNTKQPKFKMGYQLFSIRDEMAKDAVATLKALKSMGYEDFEIYGFEAEKGMYYGYKSAEFKQILDDLDLSVSSGHYGFSPFLEKSNDELQRFVDQCIEGAKVLNSKYITWPWIAPEQRTIENFKLMSQKLNLIGEQVTQAGLGFAYHNHGFEFEDIDGETGYDIIIKETDPSLVKLQIDMYWVMHSSQYSLKELINNQPGRHVMWHIKDMDKSSRDYTELGNGSINYIDLLPDPNVSGLEYYYIEQGGNFAHNSKKSASDSAIYLKKHLQKFL; encoded by the coding sequence ATGAATAGAAGAGAATTTATTGAGAAATCAGGGGCTTTAGGGGCATTAGCAATGTTGCCACTTCCTGTTTTTTCAAACACAAAACAGCCTAAATTCAAGATGGGTTATCAGCTGTTTTCTATCCGAGATGAAATGGCAAAAGATGCTGTGGCAACACTAAAGGCACTTAAGTCAATGGGTTACGAGGACTTCGAAATCTATGGTTTCGAAGCGGAGAAAGGAATGTATTACGGTTATAAATCCGCAGAGTTCAAGCAAATTTTAGATGATTTGGACTTATCGGTTAGTAGTGGTCATTATGGTTTTTCTCCTTTTTTGGAAAAATCCAATGACGAGCTTCAGCGTTTTGTGGATCAATGCATCGAAGGTGCCAAAGTTTTGAATAGTAAATACATTACGTGGCCGTGGATTGCACCAGAACAACGAACGATTGAAAACTTCAAATTAATGTCTCAAAAACTAAATTTGATTGGAGAACAGGTAACTCAAGCTGGGCTGGGTTTTGCTTACCACAATCACGGTTTTGAGTTTGAAGACATCGATGGAGAGACTGGGTATGACATTATCATAAAAGAGACTGATCCTTCTTTGGTTAAACTCCAAATAGACATGTATTGGGTGATGCACTCTTCCCAATACTCGCTCAAAGAACTCATCAATAACCAGCCAGGCCGACATGTTATGTGGCATATAAAGGACATGGATAAGTCCTCACGAGATTATACTGAGCTAGGAAATGGATCTATAAACTATATTGATTTACTACCAGATCCCAATGTATCTGGGCTTGAATATTACTACATTGAGCAAGGAGGTAATTTTGCTCACAACTCTAAGAAAAGTGCATCTGATAGTGCAATTTATCTAAAGAAGCACCTTCAAAAGTTCTTATAA
- a CDS encoding 3',5'-cyclic AMP phosphodiesterase CpdA, translating into MQKSRRDFIKHFSSAATLVTLGGFQSVHAADLLGMEKDVRFRFIVASDAHFGQPKTPFEEMTDTFVQKANVFHGAAKCDFCVLNGDIIHDDSKFMPMAKRHFDKLKMPIHVTQGNHDHLTAENWQLIWGSPVNYSFDIKGFKVILATTSDETGTYLSPDIAWLSAELAKTKGKPTLLFIHIPQTKWTANAIETPAFFELLNKHKNVKAVFHGHEHDQDGIFKKDETPFIFDSHIGGSWGTDYKGFRVVEVLKNNSLVTYMMNPDVAQERVEL; encoded by the coding sequence ATGCAAAAATCTAGAAGAGACTTTATAAAGCATTTTTCCTCTGCGGCCACTTTAGTAACATTAGGAGGTTTCCAATCAGTTCACGCAGCTGATTTATTAGGCATGGAAAAGGACGTGCGGTTTAGATTCATCGTAGCCTCCGATGCTCACTTTGGGCAACCTAAAACACCATTTGAAGAAATGACCGATACTTTTGTGCAAAAGGCAAATGTATTTCATGGTGCTGCAAAATGTGATTTTTGTGTCTTGAACGGTGATATCATTCATGACGACAGCAAGTTTATGCCAATGGCGAAAAGGCATTTTGACAAACTGAAAATGCCTATTCATGTAACTCAAGGAAATCACGACCACCTCACCGCCGAAAACTGGCAACTTATTTGGGGTTCTCCTGTAAACTACTCCTTCGATATAAAGGGGTTTAAGGTTATACTTGCAACAACATCGGATGAAACTGGAACTTACTTATCTCCTGATATAGCGTGGCTTTCTGCCGAGCTCGCTAAGACAAAAGGAAAGCCAACATTACTATTCATACACATTCCACAAACCAAATGGACGGCAAATGCTATCGAAACACCCGCTTTTTTTGAACTTTTGAATAAGCACAAAAATGTAAAAGCTGTTTTTCATGGACATGAGCACGACCAAGACGGAATATTTAAGAAAGACGAAACCCCTTTCATTTTTGACTCGCACATTGGCGGTAGTTGGGGTACGGACTATAAGGGCTTTCGTGTTGTAGAAGTACTCAAAAATAATAGTTTGGTAACCTATATGATGAACCCCGATGTAGCACAAGAGAGGGTGGAGTTGTAA
- a CDS encoding Arylsulfatase A, translated as MRFILNILIAVVLFALFIASSSSFEQQKKPNIILIYADDLGIGLLGHEGQKIIKTPHIDKLAQDGIRFNRAYSNMLCAPARASLISGLHDCHENGFEINNGGAYMNATKSTLKEIENSINNKLSPIGEDQVFLGNVAQEMGYKTAQFGKLEWGFSATDHQLKRNGWDHYLGYLDHVRAHGFYPPFLIENGQMVEYKGNTHLNAGKSKEPETPESYKERWNMEGKEVYAQNIFMDNILSFIDSNKNNPFFLYFPTQLPHGPVSIPTVHADFINDDRLTQIEKEYASMVKLLDDNVGQIIAKLEEHKLSENTIIIFTADNGHEIYYGKQGRIQKPYINQQTGERFDDFNRKYYSELAGDVFNGNGGRAGLKRSNLEGGINVPLIIKWPKSIKKGQVSKRLVANYDILPTIADITGYGSDFKTDGLSFYKELVKTGKSPEHEYVVYSSYLGPTLITNAGWKLRSYLKNDAFELYYLPKDFKEEKDLSGEFPDIFKDLKSKLLKECDGDFKNGLYK; from the coding sequence ATGAGATTTATTCTAAATATTCTAATTGCGGTTGTACTTTTTGCTCTCTTTATTGCTAGCAGTAGTAGTTTTGAACAGCAAAAAAAGCCAAATATTATTCTAATTTATGCTGATGATTTAGGAATTGGTTTGCTCGGCCACGAGGGGCAAAAAATCATTAAAACTCCTCATATAGACAAACTTGCTCAAGATGGTATTCGATTTAATAGGGCATATTCTAACATGCTTTGTGCTCCTGCGAGGGCATCACTTATCTCTGGTTTACATGACTGCCATGAAAATGGTTTTGAAATAAACAATGGAGGGGCATACATGAATGCCACAAAATCGACTTTGAAAGAAATCGAGAATTCTATAAATAATAAGCTAAGCCCAATAGGCGAGGATCAAGTTTTTTTAGGAAATGTTGCTCAAGAAATGGGCTATAAAACAGCACAGTTTGGCAAATTAGAGTGGGGCTTTTCTGCAACAGATCATCAGTTGAAACGCAATGGCTGGGACCATTATTTAGGTTACCTTGATCATGTAAGGGCACATGGGTTTTATCCGCCTTTTTTGATAGAGAATGGCCAAATGGTTGAATATAAAGGAAATACCCACTTAAATGCTGGAAAGTCTAAAGAACCAGAAACTCCCGAAAGTTACAAGGAGCGGTGGAACATGGAAGGCAAAGAAGTATATGCTCAAAACATCTTCATGGATAACATTCTTTCCTTTATTGATTCCAATAAGAATAATCCGTTTTTTCTTTATTTCCCAACCCAATTGCCGCATGGTCCCGTTTCCATTCCTACAGTTCATGCCGACTTTATCAATGATGATAGATTGACTCAAATAGAAAAAGAGTATGCTTCTATGGTAAAATTATTGGATGATAATGTGGGGCAAATAATTGCAAAACTAGAAGAACACAAGCTAAGTGAAAACACTATAATTATTTTCACTGCTGATAATGGGCATGAAATATATTACGGGAAACAAGGTAGGATTCAAAAACCATATATCAACCAGCAAACAGGTGAACGCTTTGACGATTTCAATAGGAAATATTATAGTGAATTGGCTGGGGATGTTTTTAATGGGAATGGAGGAAGAGCTGGATTAAAACGAAGTAATCTCGAAGGTGGAATTAATGTTCCACTAATTATAAAATGGCCTAAATCAATCAAAAAAGGTCAAGTGAGCAAGCGGCTTGTGGCTAATTACGATATTTTACCCACCATTGCTGATATAACGGGTTATGGTAGTGATTTTAAAACTGATGGTTTATCGTTTTATAAAGAATTGGTGAAAACAGGTAAATCTCCAGAACACGAGTATGTGGTTTATTCATCTTATTTGGGACCTACGCTAATTACCAATGCCGGCTGGAAACTGAGGAGTTACTTAAAAAATGACGCATTCGAGCTCTATTATTTGCCTAAAGACTTTAAAGAAGAAAAGGATTTGTCGGGCGAATTTCCCGACATATTTAAAGACCTAAAAAGTAAGCTACTGAAAGAGTGTGATGGAGATTTTAAGAATGGTCTTTACAAATAA
- a CDS encoding Por secretion system C-terminal sorting domain-containing protein gives MKNSHLLRILFLLLFVSLIGNAQDQVSDFYWPVNSGSNPEYLNVDAESNEAFFLAKNNNDLVELWHSNGTPEGTIKIDNSKFIDELTRFYDAKKAGDDTENNGYSLNESTILSFSINKLDVTTVLEYNRLTRELSNSVLNDLNPVGSYFKLKNELFYNVNGLIYKYEERDKKLLQLYFDTELYFSGVHDSLALFYGEGNNFYKFNGESFNFSFKSDQDVPSEFNGNYVISKKSNSPTIKLYNWQTGTVQTFPNEADSYSVVGDTLIGVLDDKIQNSINISITNLKDQKLQVTKEFSYAGIENYYSTIVKVTDKKVVLAVTRIEWLQGNSPNPFYLPVTFLVIDLNTFTSKEFSNPKITTASNFVLTGNKILFDNRSLYEFKGDSLVHIADYEKLAMTRDGLFFIKNVNVTNNKELYFQQNETQKESLLKDIKTTYDLKVLVNDELEKESVFAIDSTYSHYDLWYNHNSTFKHVSGKIPADLKGEIIQNAKVLSDSIMTLDYSDYVFKENDLLIKQNKDFIPKLKEPVYYNDSLVYFNHEVRAVVIAKDSLDKNYRVFAQMDESTYNYFKNSTFGFEYIQIDNFSGLLIANWNGDEPEIKTGNSSINLYMEYKGVSLKEPSLIFIRIRSRGSVKKVFEDENVMLLGDGQFVFGLEKKSPKISVLVGSSSTLRPTQVSMTNPKVLLLGAIHNQCCLITEVYNAANLSLSNTLRLNPLDNCPLIYDENWGYFLNSNGFLRKVEFETGEEEVVFENVNKLHLISKEKLLAEIETKSPPNFFVAVKFDSLGNIDSLTSSSLGHFSYFPSNNSLIYSKNTTEYGVEIVEFDLDKREEKLLLDFTPGQESSNISFLKAFGDDLYFVAERNKAEGPQLWHYKLTTKEIKQVLATEEVKVGLKVFPNPASSFINIEGTEEYESYTLLNPKGQQVLNGTLNNSRQIAIESLPSGVYILILGNQNTQIAKRIVVAQK, from the coding sequence ATGAAAAATTCGCACCTTTTGAGAATCCTCTTTTTACTCTTATTTGTATCACTTATTGGCAATGCCCAAGACCAAGTGAGTGATTTCTATTGGCCTGTAAATTCTGGGTCTAATCCTGAGTATCTTAACGTAGATGCGGAAAGCAACGAAGCTTTCTTTTTGGCTAAAAACAATAATGACTTAGTAGAACTATGGCATAGCAACGGCACTCCCGAAGGAACTATCAAAATAGATAATTCAAAGTTCATAGACGAATTGACGAGGTTTTATGACGCTAAGAAGGCGGGAGATGATACTGAAAACAATGGCTATTCACTAAATGAGTCAACCATTTTGTCATTTTCCATTAATAAATTAGATGTAACTACAGTCTTAGAATACAATAGACTAACAAGGGAGTTGAGCAACAGTGTACTGAACGACCTTAATCCTGTTGGTTCTTATTTCAAGCTTAAGAACGAGCTTTTTTATAATGTAAATGGACTCATTTATAAATATGAAGAAAGGGACAAAAAGCTCCTACAACTATATTTTGACACTGAATTATACTTCTCAGGAGTACATGACAGCTTAGCTCTATTTTATGGTGAAGGAAATAACTTTTACAAATTCAATGGGGAAAGTTTTAACTTTTCATTCAAAAGTGATCAAGACGTTCCGTCTGAGTTTAATGGGAATTATGTTATTAGTAAAAAATCAAACTCTCCAACAATTAAACTCTATAACTGGCAAACAGGAACAGTTCAAACATTTCCCAATGAAGCAGACAGTTATAGCGTTGTTGGTGATACGTTAATTGGGGTTTTAGATGATAAAATCCAAAATTCAATAAACATTAGCATCACTAATCTTAAAGATCAAAAACTCCAAGTAACAAAAGAGTTTTCTTATGCTGGAATTGAAAATTATTATAGCACAATTGTTAAAGTCACAGATAAAAAAGTTGTTTTAGCTGTCACAAGAATAGAATGGCTGCAAGGAAATAGCCCTAACCCATTCTACTTACCAGTTACTTTTTTAGTAATTGACTTAAATACCTTTACCAGTAAAGAATTTTCAAACCCTAAAATAACCACAGCCTCAAATTTTGTCCTTACAGGAAATAAAATACTTTTTGACAATAGAAGTCTCTATGAATTTAAAGGAGATAGCCTTGTTCACATTGCCGATTATGAAAAGCTAGCAATGACTAGAGATGGTTTGTTTTTTATCAAAAACGTTAACGTTACAAATAATAAAGAACTGTATTTCCAACAAAACGAAACCCAAAAAGAGAGTCTACTAAAAGATATCAAAACAACTTATGATCTAAAAGTTTTGGTTAACGATGAGCTTGAAAAAGAATCAGTATTTGCCATAGACTCCACATATTCTCATTACGATTTGTGGTACAATCACAACTCAACTTTTAAGCACGTTTCGGGTAAAATACCTGCCGACTTAAAAGGTGAGATTATCCAAAATGCAAAAGTCCTGTCTGACAGTATTATGACGCTAGACTACTCCGACTATGTCTTTAAGGAGAACGACCTTCTAATAAAACAAAATAAGGATTTCATTCCAAAGCTTAAAGAACCAGTTTACTACAATGACAGCCTCGTTTATTTTAACCACGAAGTTAGAGCGGTTGTAATAGCCAAAGATTCTCTAGATAAAAACTATAGGGTCTTTGCTCAAATGGATGAATCAACTTACAATTATTTTAAAAATTCAACCTTTGGATTTGAATATATACAGATAGATAATTTTAGTGGACTATTGATAGCTAATTGGAATGGAGATGAACCTGAAATCAAAACGGGCAATTCTAGCATAAATTTATACATGGAGTACAAAGGTGTATCTCTCAAAGAACCAAGTTTAATTTTTATTAGAATACGAAGTAGAGGTTCGGTAAAAAAGGTCTTCGAAGACGAAAATGTAATGCTTTTGGGAGATGGTCAATTCGTGTTTGGGTTGGAAAAAAAGAGTCCAAAAATTAGTGTTTTGGTAGGTAGCTCCAGCACACTAAGACCAACACAAGTGTCAATGACAAATCCTAAAGTTTTACTTTTGGGAGCTATTCACAATCAGTGCTGTCTTATAACAGAAGTGTACAATGCCGCAAACCTATCACTTTCAAACACACTTCGACTCAACCCATTAGATAATTGCCCACTTATTTATGATGAGAATTGGGGGTATTTTTTGAATTCTAACGGATTTCTTAGGAAAGTTGAATTTGAAACCGGAGAAGAAGAGGTTGTTTTTGAAAATGTAAATAAACTGCACTTAATAAGTAAAGAAAAACTATTGGCAGAAATAGAAACAAAAAGTCCTCCTAATTTCTTCGTCGCAGTTAAGTTTGATTCTCTTGGAAATATAGATTCTTTAACGAGTTCAAGCTTGGGACATTTCTCTTATTTCCCATCAAATAACTCTTTGATATATTCGAAAAACACCACTGAATACGGAGTAGAAATTGTTGAATTTGACCTTGACAAAAGAGAAGAAAAACTACTATTGGACTTTACTCCTGGCCAAGAAAGTAGCAATATCTCTTTCTTAAAAGCTTTTGGAGATGACTTGTACTTTGTGGCAGAAAGAAATAAAGCAGAAGGGCCTCAGCTATGGCATTACAAGCTAACAACAAAAGAAATAAAACAAGTTTTAGCTACTGAAGAAGTAAAAGTGGGATTAAAAGTTTTCCCAAACCCTGCTTCTAGCTTTATAAACATTGAAGGAACAGAAGAGTATGAATCCTATACTTTGCTAAACCCCAAAGGGCAGCAAGTGCTAAATGGAACCTTGAACAATTCTCGCCAAATAGCTATTGAGTCTCTTCCAAGTGGCGTGTATATTTTGATTTTAGGCAACCAGAACACACAAATTGCGAAACGAATTGTAGTCGCACAAAAATAA